In Uranotaenia lowii strain MFRU-FL chromosome 2, ASM2978415v1, whole genome shotgun sequence, one genomic interval encodes:
- the LOC129748805 gene encoding ficolin-2-like — translation MSPLRIIALVLVFCYLGQSCGEMNSSIELNGFGYEVTLAGLDSMNYNIQKDQLKSKEYFETLQTEIDDIRRTIQNTETLVLRLSSTVSKLESNVEMNLDLMAINITRLLFSTGRIQDTLQLQPSTETMNDLVLRIVAHNLQNKSGAPGKSAFLNLQQVPQTCSDVTSRRSGIYELRPQPGFEKSFEAYCDLDYEGGKWTVIQNRYDGTVDFYRGWQEYEDGFGSLGEEFWLGLKKIHELTHAKPHELHIVMEDFEGTTAVAKYSHFQVGGLGEKYALKKLGKFSGDAGDSLSWALNAKFSTLDADHDTHKDGNCAVDYNGGWWYKACHESNLNGLYMKGKVEIFAKMMCWKAFKGYHYGLKSARMMIRVVSV, via the exons ATGTCTCCTCTCCGCATAATCGCACTAGTTTTGGTGTTCTGTTATCTTGGGCAATCGTGCGGGGAGATGAATTCTTCCATCGAATTGAATGGATTTGGCTATGAAGTTACGTTAGCTGGATTGGACTCCATGAATTACAA CATCCAAAAGGATCAACTGAAATCAAAGGAATATTTTGAAACGCTTCAGACGGAAATTGATGACATCCGAAGGACTATTCAGAACACTGAAACGTTGGTGTTAAGGCTTTCAAGTactgtttcaaaattggaaTCAAACGTTGAAATGAACTTGGACCTGATGGCAATAAACATCACGAGACTTCTTTTCAGTACAGGTAGAATTCAAGACACTCTACAGCTGCAGCCGAGTACTGAAACTATGAATGATCTGGTGTTAAGAATTGTTGCACATAATCTCCAGAATAAATCGGGAGCACCAGGTAAATCTGCCTTTTTAAATCTTCAACAAGTTCCTCAAACGTGCTCGGATGTTACCTCTCGAAGGTCAGGTATATATGAGCTCCGTCCACAGCCTGGCTTCGAGAAATCTTTTGAGGCGTATTGCGATCTAGACTATGAGGGTGGAAAATGGACCGTTATTCAGAATCGATACGACGGCACAGTCGATTTCTATCGCGGCTGGCAGGAATACGAGGATGGTTTCGGTAGTTTGGGAGAAGAATTTTGGCTGGGACTGAAGAAAATTCACGAACTGACCCACGCAAAACCTCACGAGCTGCACATCGTTATGGAAGATTTCGAGGGCACAACAGCGGTGGCCAAGTATAGCCATTTCCAAGTTGGCGGTTTAGGTGAGAAGTATGCTCTCAAAAAGTTGGGTAAATTCAGTGGAGACGCCGGTGATTCGTTGAGTTGGGCACTCAACGCCAAATTCAGTACCCTGGATGCTGATCACGATACTCACAAGGATGGCAATTGTGCCGTGGATTATAATGGAGGCTGGTGGTATAAGGCGTGTCACGAAAG CAACCTCAACGGCCTGTACATGAAAGGCAAAGTGGAGATTTTCGCTAAAATGATGTGTTGGAAAGCCTTCAAAGGGTACCACTATGGTTTGAAAAGTGCAAGAATGATGATTCGAGTTGTTTCAGTGTAA
- the LOC129744236 gene encoding uncharacterized protein LOC129744236, producing MYRLRLGAAALVVVLLMGGSSAAMGSPCFGNTGISFHPNPEDCTRYILCIDETHHDRQCGPRLIFDVINNACHREDEAICIRDVPTPPTRKPAVRKYPRD from the exons A TGTATCGACTTCGGCTTGGAGCAGCTGCTCTGGTTGTTGTTTTGCTGATGGGCGGCAGCAGTGCGGCAATGGGCAGTCCCTGCTTTGGAAACACCGGAATATCGTTCCACCCGAATCCGGAGGACTGTACCCGGTACATTCTGTGCATCGATGAAACGCACCACGATAGGCAGTGTGGTCCGCGGCTGATTTTTGACGTCATCAATAACGCCTGCCATCGGGAGGACGAAGCCATCTGCATCCGGGATGTTCCTACCCCTCCGACTAGAAAACCGGCTGTGCGGAAATATCCAAGAGATTAA